Proteins encoded together in one Glandiceps talaboti chromosome 11, keGlaTala1.1, whole genome shotgun sequence window:
- the LOC144442320 gene encoding uncharacterized protein LOC144442320: MIGLKRRSSEDQEDKRGLLKKQKSISSALREFDISEGGDDDIVDTQEPETEPQIVPSFEEQDESILTTLKHGVEHLGEIVLPCISPMNQTDEPVSAESFIKLPHPNGFLQSIGIKFCSCVEGDGSRSVHKITEVHDQLFQGKLRPGDVLHTINGLNVSKRRHTDLLELMYHLDEEFELVIKRKSENTEPPDEDVDEEDWAGEIVTHIKIKIKLNIDGDKIVFEVESCVEKELSETPLIGFYKEVDMYIYKPTDTGVVLAMTDQKTVGLMANKKDDLKGQWTVYHYKVFWPGQSRNQVNQKDTRYSAVVLHNKEFNQCLAVSTWKNQTLTFEKPTGLNRLNSVDGRLFYKREWSTGSDRVAFESALCQGFYLFRKGDGIILEKQENPDSLHFNTGFAIFTESEIESSRKSIKQ; encoded by the exons atgataggTCTTAAAAGGAGAAGTTCAGAAGATCAAGAAGACAAACGGGGACTACTGAAAAAGCAAAAATCTATATCATCCGCACTCCGAGAGTTTGACATTTCAGAAGGGGGTGATGATGACATCGTCGACACACAAGAACCAGAAACTGAGCCACAGATAGTTCCTTCCTTTGAAGAACAAGACGAAAGCATTTTGACAACATTAAAACACGGCGTTGAACACCTGGGAGAAATTGTCTTACCATGTATATCACCGATGAACCAAACG GATGAACCTGTTTCAGCCGAGTCATTTATCAAGTTACCACATCCCAATGGCTTTCTACAATCAATTGGAATCAAATTCTGTTCATGTGTTGAAGGTGATGGCAGTAGATCTGTACATAAAATCACAGAAGTTCATGATCAGCTTTTCCAGGGGAAATTGAG ACCTGGTGATGTCCTGCATACTATAAATGGACTAAATGTCTCAAAGAGAAGACATACTGATCTGTTGGAGTTAATGTACCACCTTGATGAAGAGTTTGAACTG GTTATCAAGAGAAAGTCGGAGAACACTGAACCTCCAGATGAAGATGTAGATGAGGAGGATTGGGCAGGAGAGATTGTCACtcatattaaaatcaaaatcaaacttaaCATAGATG gtgataaaatagtttttgaGGTGGAATCGTGTGTTGAAAAGGAATTATCTGAAACACCATTGATTGGTTTTTATAAGGAGGTGgacatgtacatctacaaacCAACTGACACTGGCGTCGTTTTGGCTATGACAGATCAAAAAACCGTTGGTCTTATGGCTAATAAGAAAGATGATCTGAAAG GACAATGGACAGTTTATCATTACAAAGTGTTCTGGCCTGGTCAGTCTAGAAACCAGGTCAACCAGAAAGATACTCGGTACAGTGCAGTTGTTCTGCATAATAAAGAATTTAATCAGTGTCTGGCAGTGTCAACGTGGAAAAACCAAACATTAACCTTTGAg AAACCTACAGGTTTGAACAGACTAAACTCTGTCGATGGAAGGCTGTTTTATAAAAGAGAATGGAGTACAGGAAGCGATCGTGTTGCGTTTGAATCTGCACTCTGTCAAG GATTTTACTTATTCAGAAAAGGTGATGGTATCATTCTGGAGAAACAGGAGAATCCTGACTCTCTTCACTTCAACACTGGCTTTGCGATATTCACAGAATCAGAAATCGAATCATCACggaaatcaatcaaacaatga